The bacterium genome contains a region encoding:
- the rplE gene encoding 50S ribosomal protein L5, translated as MARLKEIYKDKIIPLMMKEDGYKNPLAVPRLSKIVVNIGTGDATSDSKLLDKAVDELTLISGQKAIKRKAKKSEAGFKLRKGMAIGCMVTLRRDRMYEFLDRLLNIALPRVRDFRGLSPTSFDGRGNYTLGIKEQIIFSEIDYDKVEKIRGMNITFVTTARSDRSAKRLLELFGFPFIK; from the coding sequence ATGGCTAGATTAAAGGAAATTTATAAAGATAAAATAATTCCCCTTATGATGAAGGAGGATGGATATAAAAATCCTCTGGCTGTTCCAAGGCTTTCAAAAATTGTAGTAAATATAGGAACAGGGGATGCAACATCTGATTCAAAGCTCCTAGACAAGGCTGTTGATGAGCTTACCCTAATCTCTGGCCAGAAGGCTATAAAGAGAAAGGCAAAAAAATCAGAGGCAGGTTTTAAATTAAGAAAAGGAATGGCTATTGGATGTATGGTTACATTAAGAAGGGATAGGATGTATGAATTCCTTGATAGGCTTTTAAATATTGCCTTACCAAGGGTTCGTGATTTTAGGGGGTTGTCTCCTACATCATTTGATGGAAGGGGGAATTATACATTAGGGATAAAAGAGCAGATAATCTTTTCTGAAATAGATTACGATAAGGTTGAAAAAATAAGGGGAATGAATATAACATTTGTAACAACGGCAAGGAGTGATAGAAGCGCAAAGAGGTTATTAGAGCTTTTTGGCTTTCCATTTATAAAATAA
- the rplX gene encoding 50S ribosomal protein L24, translating into MSLRIKKDDKVYVLTGKDRGKEGKIIKVFHKKEKVLVEGINRIKRHTRPNQANRQGGIIEREAPIHISNVALVCPNCTSPTRFSIGYTGNKNKIRICKKCKEPIDKKE; encoded by the coding sequence ATGAGTTTAAGGATAAAGAAAGACGATAAGGTATATGTTTTGACAGGAAAGGATAGGGGAAAGGAGGGAAAAATAATAAAGGTTTTTCATAAAAAAGAAAAGGTTCTTGTTGAGGGAATAAATAGGATAAAACGCCATACAAGACCAAACCAGGCAAATAGGCAGGGAGGAATTATTGAAAGGGAAGCACCTATTCATATTTCAAATGTAGCCCTTGTCTGCCCTAATTGCACAAGCCCTACGCGATTTTCTATTGGATATACAGGGAATAAAAATAAGATTAGAATATGCAAAAAATGCAAGGAGCCTATAGATAAGAAGGAATAA
- the rpsH gene encoding 30S ribosomal protein S8, translated as MSKSFDPIADMLTKIRNGQKAGHSHVDIPSSNIKIQIATIFKDEGYIKGWKVIEDKIQGILRVFLRYSEDKEPIITGIKRISKPGRRVYVGNKDIPKVLGGKGRAILTTPYGVMTDREATKRSIGGEVICYVW; from the coding sequence ATGAGTAAAAGTTTTGACCCAATAGCTGATATGCTTACAAAGATAAGAAATGGTCAAAAGGCAGGTCATTCCCATGTTGACATTCCTTCCTCTAATATAAAAATACAGATAGCAACAATTTTTAAGGATGAAGGGTATATAAAGGGATGGAAGGTAATAGAAGACAAGATTCAGGGGATTTTAAGGGTATTTTTAAGGTATTCAGAGGATAAAGAGCCTATAATTACAGGCATTAAGAGAATAAGCAAACCGGGAAGAAGGGTATATGTTGGGAATAAGGATATTCCAAAGGTATTGGGAGGAAAGGGAAGGGCTATCCTCACAACACCCTATGGTGTAATGACAGATAGAGAAGCAACAAAACGCTCTATTGGAGGAGAGGTTATTTGTTATGTGTGGTAA
- a CDS encoding type Z 30S ribosomal protein S14, translated as MAKKSLILKQKRAPKFKTRFYNRCRLCGRPRGFLRDFGMCRICFRKLASSGKIPGVIKASW; from the coding sequence ATGGCAAAAAAATCATTGATATTAAAACAGAAAAGAGCACCAAAGTTTAAAACAAGGTTTTATAACAGATGCAGGTTATGCGGAAGACCAAGGGGTTTTCTTCGTGATTTTGGTATGTGTAGAATATGTTTTAGAAAATTGGCATCAAGCGGAAAAATCCCTGGTGTTATAAAGGCAAGCTGGTAA
- a CDS encoding retroviral-like aspartic protease family protein: protein MGEVVTKIKVSHLANKKFVEIETLVDTGATYTVIPSKILEDLNISKIRRINVEFANGEVEERDMGDVYIELENVRVPNQIIFGKEKDAIVLGLITIESAGMTVDPINRKLLFLPKIHCYKNG, encoded by the coding sequence ATGGGAGAGGTGGTAACAAAAATTAAGGTTTCACATCTTGCAAATAAAAAATTTGTAGAGATAGAAACCTTAGTAGATACGGGTGCAACATATACAGTCATTCCGTCTAAAATTCTTGAAGATCTAAACATTTCAAAGATAAGAAGGATCAATGTAGAGTTTGCTAATGGAGAGGTTGAAGAAAGGGATATGGGTGATGTGTATATAGAGCTAGAAAATGTAAGGGTTCCTAATCAGATAATTTTTGGAAAAGAAAAGGATGCAATTGTATTGGGATTGATTACCATTGAATCAGCTGGTATGACAGTTGATCCAATAAACAGAAAATTACTTTTTCTTCCAAAGATTCATTGTTACAAAAATGGCTAG